One stretch of Excalfactoria chinensis isolate bCotChi1 chromosome 2, bCotChi1.hap2, whole genome shotgun sequence DNA includes these proteins:
- the PRDM14 gene encoding PR domain zinc finger protein 14 produces the protein MALALAGEPGPATDATDALGLSPAGLAAYYPPFLPPAQYLEAPPDYFQPLSRLLPPSPPLPPFGIPAFLSLPPPLSAPPPPAQAPADTPQRAARPAGGCETAEQSRRFHFSEEELNAVLYGALRSPQLPGGLHAISGLRVPPASPGKGKGNPGMGTGARGPPPRPPEPLTRVPLRSCRSISPGSAARRGRAAAARRYGQGHRPPPRPAPCLRPRSAHAVPAGLAVLRVAYGDIWHLGVFCTAPIPKGVRFGPFQGKVVNTTEIKTYDDNSLMWEVFEYGQLSHFIDGKGAAGNWMSLVNCARFPEEQNLTALQCQGQIFYETCREIAPKEELLVWYGDCYVQFLGIPICLKGMPEAGRPPQHPEGAGESFKCERCGKVFAYRYYRDKHLKYTRCVDQGDRKFPCHLCSRSFEKRDRLRIHVLHVHEKHRPHKCSVCGKSFSQSSSLNKHMRVHSGERPYKCVYCNKAFTASSILRTHIRQHSGEKPFKCKHCGKAFASHAAHDSHMRRTHSKDKGSTCAVCGQHFPELEDYRFHMNVHAAAH, from the exons ATGGCGCTGGCCCTGGCCGGAGAACCGGGCCCTGCAACGGACGCCACGGACGCGCTCGGGCTGAGCCCCGCCGGGCTCGCCGCCTACTACCCGCCGTTCCTGCCCCCGGCGCAGTACTTGGAGGCGCCCCCCGACTATTTCCAGCCTCTGAGCCGCCTGTTACCCCCCTCCCCTCCGCTGCCCCCCTTCGGCATCCCCGCGTTCCTCAGCCTCCCGCCGCCCCTctcggccccgccgccccccgcccagGCTCCGGCGGATACCCCGCAGAGGGCGGCCCGGCCTGCGGGGGGCTGCGAGACGGCGGAGCAGAGCCGCAGGTTCCACTTCAGCGAGGAGGAGCTGAACGCGGTGCTGTACGGGGCGCTGCGCAGTCCCCAGCTGCCCGGCGGGCTGCACGCCATATCGGGGCTCCGCGTGCCCCCCGCCAGCCCGGGTAAGGGAAAAGGGAATCCGGGGATGGGGACGGGGGCTCGGGGGCCGCCCCCACGGCCCCCGGAGCCGCTGACGAGGGTCCCTCTCCGCAGTTGCCGCTCGATCTCCCCCGGCTCCGCCGCCCGACGGGGACGCGCTGCAGCTGCCCGAAGGTATGGGCAGGGGCACCGTCCACCCCCGCGCCCCGCTCCCTGCCTCCGGCCGCGCTCAGCCCACGCTGTCCCCGCAGGGCTGGCCGTGCTGCGCGTGGCCTACGGGGACATTTGGCACCTCGGGGTGTTCTGCACCGCCCCCATCCCCAAAGGAGTCCGCTTCGGTCCGTTCCAAGGCAAAGTGGTCAACACCACCGAGATCAAGACTTACGACGACAACTCGCTGATGTGGGAG GTCTTCGAGTACGGGCAGCTGAGCCACTTCATCGACGGGAAGGGCGCAGCCGGCAACTGGATGTCTCTGGTGAACTGCGCCCGGTTCCCCGAGGAGCAGAACCTGACGGCCCTGCAGTGCCAGGGGCAGATCTTTTACGAGACCTGTCGGGAGATCGCGCccaaggaggagctgctggtgtgGTACGGGGACTGCTACGTACAGTTCCTGGGCATCCCCATCTGCTTGAAGGGCATGCCGGAGGCGGGGCGGCCCCCACAGCACCCCGAAG GCGCCGGGGAGAGCTTCAAATGCGAGCGCTGCGGGAAGGTGTTCGCCTACCGCTACTACCGAGACAAACACCTCAAGTACACGCGCTGCGTGGACCAGGGAGACAGGAAATTCCCCTGCCACCTCTGCAGCCGCTCCTTTGAGAAGAGGGACCGGCTGCGCATCCACGTGCTGCACGTCCACGAGAAGCACAGACCCCATAAG TGCTCGGTATGTGGGAAGAGCTTCTCGCAGTCCTCCAGCCTGAACAAACATATGCGGGTTCACTCCGGGGAGCGCCCCTATAAATGTGTCTACTGCAATAAG GCGTTTACAGCCTCCAGCATCCTGCGCACACACATCCGCCAGCACTCTGGAGAGAAGCCCTTCAAGTGCAAGCACTGCGGCAAAGCCTTCGCCTCACACGCGGCCCACGACAGCCACATGCGGCGCACACACAGCAAGGACAAGGGCAGCACCTGTGCGGTGTGTGGCCAGCATTTCCCAGAGCTGGAGGACTACCGCTTCCACATGAATGTCCACGCTGCTGCTCATTAG